From the genome of SAR324 cluster bacterium, one region includes:
- a CDS encoding SDR family NAD(P)-dependent oxidoreductase, producing MARSKQNTDPLNSALQRTPIAVVGMTGVFPEAHNLGEYWDNILKGVDCIRDVPPSRWSLDDYYDPDQNTPDKTYCKRGGFLPELDFNPMEFGLPPNILEVTDVSQLLALVIARDLLDSSGYGESRNYDRNKMGIVLGLGVGQKLIGPLISRLQYPVLAKVLKSVGASDADIENVVEKFKKAYIRWEENSFPGMLGNVVAGRIANRLDLGGINCATDAACASSLAAVRLAVSELLEHRSEMMITGGVDTDNSIFMYLSFSKTPAFTTADRVQTFDADSKGMMVGEGIGMVLLKRLEDAERDKDQIFAVLRGIGASSDGKFKSIYAPRPAGQEKALIRAYEDAGINHQSIGLIEAHGTGTGAGDVSEFQALNKVFSVDNPQKQHIALGSVKSQIGHAKAAAGAAGFIKAVLALHHKVLPPTINVKQPNPKLNVQDSPFYINTESRPWITQNGESRRAGISAFGFGGTNFHIVLEEYHHELTGKRFNRMASPVLIHAETLEALKLTLKNSLDQLQGPDGPQQFPGWLENHGIREIPTNDVRLGFVCDKREDAISNLEDALRLLSEKPDQDAWESSGIHFRKQGLKTSGKVVALFPGQGSQYLNMGRELANSFPDIQKAYEQIDALFVKDGAEPLSKRVFPIPVFSSEETAVNQDILQLTQHAQPSIGTFSVGLFKILEKCGFKADFTAGHSFGELTALWAAGVLNDPDYFALARARGKAMAAPEDPNFDAGTMAAVMGSTEAIQAVINDFPNIKIANFNSQKQNVIAGPKQEVIEAQKALKKQGLSAVLLPVSAAFHTPLVGHAQKPFADAIDKVTFKAPVIPVYSNATGQAYPKTPKTIQKQLQEHILHSVRFQNEIENIYQDGGTIFVEIGPKNVLTKLVETILKGKDFLAIALNPNPKKDSDSQLREAVVQLSVAGFPLHDFDPFQPTLEPPKKTSPVSVKLSGNNYVSPATSKAFEDALKDGYRLQGLGKIQQTAGTTEATPQVIKTPSSPVVKAPVAAPVQPPQAVVAKPSTQVISSPSVSIPSGSQPAMKHTSSSELSSPQTVSNGSPQLERVIDSIEHSLSHFYTLQSETLRVHEKYLESPREYSRTFLELMKLQTTLVQNNADMQVISNMEHGMDMFHNHQGETLRVHEQYLHTQADHSRSALELMREQYNAVAHSIGMPQSGTTLVSTPAPRLEQRAAAQPQIPVRTPVPSRPAPVPPVASPAPVVTAPKPVQAPAPAPKAAIPQSAQRVQQPPTPIKPVVAPAPAAPSKPGVDAEQLTKTMLSVVSQKTGYPTEMLELGMDMEADLGIDSIKRVEILGTVQDQFPQLPQINPEELAELRTLGQIVDKMKSFIPAGGSSVSVAAPVARTASIPASPASTTGAVNLNQVTDIMLKVVSAKTGYPVEMLELGMDMEADLGIDSIKRVEILGTVQDQLPGLPQINPEEMTELRTLGQIVDKMKSSLGSAAPAPVQAPAVPSTPVPSAPATTVPAQTVGTGLNVEQITQTMLKVVSAKTGYPVEMLELGMDMEADLGIDSIKRVEILGTVQDRLPGLPEFNQESLAELRTLGQIVEYMKQQTSSAGPSHEAPVKKKALTNLVPCRVARLQNIPNPDYLPFTGEGQTCLLTHDGTPLTAELARLLQEQGWDVCVLIFPESIVASPVVIPREIPQVVMSETGETAIINTLQLIRAKTGTIQGMIHLNPIQKSVATIEFSDTSRALLLHVFLLAKHIKDDLNHTRSTSRNFFMTVVRLDGRLGLAGPHTSIIEGGIAGISKTAMREWPDVFCRTVDLHPELSVQQAASFIMAEMHDPDLRLMETGYTSKGRATILDEVVSEIQLEPTPGLVTASSVFLVSGGAKGVTAECAIQLAQNSKCKLILIGRSNYSANEPEWAKGCDDVTELKRRVMEHLKSTGDKPTPAKIQQHLSPVLSGREIRMALTRIQQAGGQAEYISGDVTNAVDLKQKIDPIVKKCGAITGLIHGAGVLADKWLEKKTIKDFEAVYSTKIDGLKALLSLVEPNQLQHLVMFSSAAGFYGNPGQVDYSVANEILNKTAWRMKQQYPKCHVITFNWGPWDGGMVTPELKRMFTQKQVYIIPLDHGSQLFAQCLTSANAPVQIIVGSSMQSEGEVRYPELRSWHFSRKLRVEANAFTKDHVIGGNQVLPTVSVIAWMADACEQIYPGFTFFRCDDYTMFKGVVFDETLADEYFVDLRETLKTPDEIDFEVKIQSLDSKGNNRVNYGAKIKLVRVMPERAVYQSLDLTRREPVDGNIFYQNGTLFHGPLFQSIEEVLNLQAEKLTMRCKAVAVNEAVQGQFPVRTFDPFSADVQFQAMLIWARHFYDAASLPSRAGIGEHYLSVPAGATFYVSLDIRKHSASNLVADITVHDENGLIYTRVINAEVTLSKQLNRLFVPAGSKN from the coding sequence ATGGCACGCAGCAAACAGAATACTGACCCGTTGAACTCAGCTCTTCAGCGCACTCCCATTGCCGTTGTCGGCATGACAGGTGTATTTCCTGAGGCGCATAATCTTGGCGAGTATTGGGATAATATCCTGAAAGGTGTGGACTGTATTCGTGATGTTCCTCCATCCCGTTGGAGTCTGGATGACTATTATGACCCTGATCAGAACACCCCGGACAAAACATACTGCAAACGTGGCGGTTTTCTGCCGGAACTGGATTTCAATCCCATGGAATTTGGATTGCCTCCCAATATTCTGGAAGTCACCGATGTTTCACAATTGCTGGCGCTGGTGATTGCCCGTGATCTGCTGGATTCTTCAGGTTATGGTGAGTCCAGAAATTACGACCGGAACAAAATGGGAATCGTACTCGGATTGGGTGTCGGACAAAAATTGATTGGCCCCCTGATTTCAAGACTTCAATATCCGGTATTGGCCAAAGTTCTGAAAAGTGTGGGCGCCAGTGACGCTGACATAGAAAATGTGGTGGAAAAATTCAAAAAAGCCTACATCCGCTGGGAAGAAAACTCCTTTCCCGGAATGCTGGGGAACGTGGTTGCGGGACGCATCGCCAACCGCCTTGATCTGGGTGGTATCAACTGCGCGACCGATGCGGCCTGTGCCAGTTCCCTGGCGGCTGTTCGGCTGGCAGTCAGTGAATTGCTGGAACACCGCAGTGAAATGATGATTACCGGAGGCGTGGATACAGACAATTCGATTTTCATGTATCTGAGTTTCAGTAAAACCCCCGCATTCACTACCGCAGACCGGGTACAAACCTTCGATGCGGACTCCAAAGGAATGATGGTGGGCGAAGGCATCGGAATGGTTCTGCTCAAACGACTGGAAGACGCGGAACGGGATAAAGACCAGATTTTTGCGGTACTCCGCGGAATTGGCGCGTCCAGCGATGGTAAATTCAAAAGCATTTACGCACCTCGTCCGGCCGGTCAGGAAAAAGCACTGATTCGTGCCTATGAAGATGCGGGAATCAACCACCAGAGTATCGGCTTGATCGAAGCGCATGGAACAGGAACCGGAGCCGGGGACGTGTCTGAATTTCAGGCGTTGAACAAAGTGTTCAGTGTGGATAATCCCCAAAAACAGCACATTGCCCTCGGCAGTGTCAAATCCCAGATCGGACACGCCAAAGCCGCCGCAGGAGCCGCCGGATTCATCAAGGCTGTTCTGGCCCTGCATCACAAGGTTCTGCCGCCAACCATCAATGTCAAACAACCTAATCCCAAACTCAATGTCCAGGATTCTCCGTTTTACATCAATACCGAATCCCGACCATGGATTACGCAAAATGGTGAATCCCGCCGTGCAGGAATCAGTGCCTTTGGCTTTGGGGGCACCAATTTTCATATTGTCCTTGAAGAATATCATCACGAACTCACCGGCAAACGATTCAACCGGATGGCGTCACCGGTGTTGATTCATGCGGAAACCCTGGAGGCTTTGAAACTAACCCTCAAAAACAGTCTGGACCAATTACAGGGGCCCGATGGTCCACAACAATTTCCGGGATGGCTGGAAAACCATGGAATTCGGGAAATCCCCACGAATGATGTGCGGTTGGGTTTTGTGTGTGACAAACGTGAAGACGCCATCAGCAATCTGGAAGACGCTCTTCGGCTGTTGAGTGAAAAACCGGATCAGGACGCATGGGAGTCTTCCGGCATACATTTCCGCAAACAGGGACTTAAAACATCCGGCAAAGTGGTTGCGCTTTTTCCCGGACAAGGTTCCCAGTATCTCAATATGGGACGTGAACTGGCTAACTCATTCCCTGATATTCAGAAAGCCTATGAACAGATTGACGCCTTGTTTGTCAAAGATGGCGCTGAGCCGTTGTCCAAAAGAGTATTTCCGATTCCTGTTTTCAGTTCAGAAGAGACTGCTGTCAATCAGGATATTCTGCAATTGACCCAACATGCCCAGCCTTCCATCGGGACCTTCAGTGTAGGCTTATTCAAAATTCTGGAAAAATGTGGCTTCAAGGCTGATTTTACCGCTGGTCACAGTTTTGGTGAACTCACCGCGCTGTGGGCGGCGGGTGTGCTCAATGATCCTGATTATTTTGCGCTGGCCCGGGCTCGTGGAAAAGCGATGGCCGCTCCGGAGGATCCGAATTTTGACGCGGGCACCATGGCGGCTGTCATGGGTTCGACCGAAGCGATTCAGGCTGTGATCAATGATTTTCCCAATATCAAAATCGCCAATTTCAACTCACAAAAACAAAACGTGATTGCCGGTCCCAAACAAGAGGTCATCGAAGCTCAGAAAGCTTTGAAAAAACAAGGCTTGTCCGCAGTGCTGCTTCCGGTTTCCGCGGCCTTCCATACGCCGTTGGTGGGACACGCACAGAAACCGTTTGCCGACGCCATCGACAAAGTGACCTTCAAGGCTCCAGTCATTCCTGTTTATTCCAACGCAACCGGCCAGGCCTATCCCAAAACGCCGAAAACCATTCAGAAACAACTCCAGGAGCATATTCTGCACTCTGTCAGATTTCAGAATGAAATCGAAAATATTTATCAGGATGGCGGGACCATTTTTGTGGAAATCGGCCCTAAAAACGTATTGACCAAACTGGTGGAAACCATTCTCAAGGGTAAGGATTTTCTGGCGATTGCCCTCAATCCAAATCCCAAAAAAGACAGTGACAGCCAACTGCGTGAAGCCGTTGTCCAGTTGAGTGTGGCTGGTTTCCCACTGCATGATTTTGACCCCTTCCAACCCACGCTGGAACCACCCAAAAAGACAAGTCCGGTCAGTGTGAAATTGTCAGGAAACAACTATGTCAGTCCCGCGACGTCCAAAGCCTTTGAAGACGCGTTGAAGGATGGTTATCGATTGCAGGGATTGGGAAAAATCCAGCAAACCGCCGGTACCACAGAAGCCACGCCCCAGGTTATAAAAACCCCCTCAAGTCCTGTGGTCAAAGCTCCGGTCGCCGCACCGGTTCAACCACCGCAAGCTGTAGTTGCGAAGCCTTCAACCCAGGTTATTTCGTCACCATCCGTATCCATTCCATCAGGGAGTCAACCGGCTATGAAACATACATCCTCTTCCGAGTTATCATCACCCCAGACTGTTTCCAACGGCAGTCCTCAACTGGAAAGAGTCATTGACAGCATTGAGCACAGTCTGTCTCACTTCTATACGTTGCAATCGGAAACCTTGAGAGTGCATGAAAAGTATCTGGAAAGCCCACGGGAATATTCCAGAACTTTCCTGGAACTGATGAAACTTCAGACAACGCTTGTGCAGAACAACGCTGATATGCAGGTGATTTCAAACATGGAACATGGCATGGATATGTTTCATAATCATCAGGGAGAAACCCTGCGGGTTCATGAGCAATACCTGCACACCCAGGCCGATCATTCACGAAGCGCTCTGGAACTGATGAGAGAACAATACAACGCCGTAGCCCACAGCATTGGCATGCCACAATCCGGGACAACCCTTGTTTCCACACCAGCACCGCGTCTGGAACAACGAGCTGCGGCACAGCCACAGATTCCAGTTCGAACACCAGTCCCCTCAAGACCTGCGCCTGTTCCTCCAGTGGCATCGCCGGCACCAGTGGTCACAGCGCCCAAACCAGTACAGGCACCAGCACCAGCACCCAAAGCAGCAATTCCCCAGTCCGCTCAAAGAGTGCAGCAACCTCCAACGCCGATAAAACCAGTGGTAGCGCCAGCACCTGCCGCACCATCAAAACCCGGTGTGGATGCAGAGCAACTGACAAAAACCATGCTTTCTGTAGTAAGCCAGAAAACTGGATATCCCACTGAAATGCTGGAACTCGGGATGGATATGGAAGCCGATCTGGGTATCGACTCTATCAAGCGGGTGGAAATCCTTGGCACTGTCCAGGATCAATTTCCTCAATTGCCACAGATCAATCCGGAGGAACTGGCTGAATTACGCACGCTGGGTCAGATTGTGGATAAAATGAAATCCTTTATTCCTGCCGGTGGAAGCTCCGTTTCGGTAGCGGCTCCAGTTGCCCGAACCGCAAGTATCCCTGCATCCCCGGCATCAACCACGGGGGCAGTCAACCTGAATCAGGTGACAGACATCATGCTCAAGGTCGTGAGCGCAAAAACGGGCTATCCTGTAGAAATGCTGGAACTCGGTATGGACATGGAAGCCGATCTCGGCATTGACTCCATCAAACGGGTGGAAATCCTTGGAACCGTGCAGGATCAATTGCCGGGCTTGCCACAGATCAACCCCGAAGAAATGACGGAGTTACGAACTTTGGGTCAAATTGTTGACAAAATGAAATCCAGCCTTGGAAGTGCCGCACCTGCTCCTGTTCAAGCACCAGCGGTTCCGTCAACTCCGGTGCCCTCCGCCCCGGCGACCACAGTCCCGGCACAAACAGTCGGAACTGGACTGAATGTGGAACAAATCACCCAGACCATGCTCAAGGTTGTGAGCGCAAAAACGGGCTATCCCGTAGAAATGCTGGAACTCGGAATGGATATGGAAGCCGATCTCGGCATTGACTCCATCAAACGTGTGGAAATTCTCGGGACTGTGCAGGATCGTCTCCCCGGTCTTCCGGAATTCAATCAGGAAAGCCTGGCAGAACTGCGAACCCTTGGTCAAATTGTGGAATACATGAAACAGCAAACAAGTTCCGCAGGACCTTCTCACGAAGCTCCGGTAAAAAAAAAAGCCCTGACCAATCTGGTACCCTGCAGGGTCGCTAGACTTCAAAACATCCCCAATCCGGACTATCTGCCCTTCACTGGAGAAGGGCAGACCTGTCTGCTCACTCATGATGGCACCCCGTTGACTGCCGAACTGGCCCGACTCCTTCAGGAACAGGGCTGGGATGTTTGCGTGCTGATTTTCCCGGAATCCATAGTTGCCTCACCAGTTGTCATTCCACGGGAAATTCCACAGGTGGTCATGTCTGAAACGGGTGAAACCGCTATCATCAATACCCTACAGTTGATCCGGGCAAAAACGGGCACGATCCAGGGGATGATTCATCTTAACCCCATTCAAAAATCTGTTGCCACCATTGAATTTTCAGATACCTCCAGAGCGTTGCTGTTGCACGTATTTCTTCTGGCAAAGCACATCAAAGACGATCTGAACCATACCCGAAGCACCTCCAGAAATTTTTTCATGACGGTGGTCAGACTGGATGGACGTTTGGGACTTGCCGGACCTCACACATCCATCATTGAGGGTGGAATTGCCGGTATTTCCAAAACAGCCATGCGAGAGTGGCCTGATGTTTTCTGTCGCACAGTGGATTTGCACCCGGAGCTTTCAGTTCAGCAAGCCGCGTCTTTTATCATGGCCGAAATGCATGATCCTGATTTGAGGCTGATGGAAACCGGCTATACGTCGAAAGGAAGAGCCACCATTCTGGATGAAGTTGTCTCAGAAATTCAGTTGGAACCAACCCCTGGGCTTGTTACTGCGTCTTCGGTATTTCTGGTGAGTGGCGGCGCTAAAGGCGTCACCGCAGAATGCGCGATTCAACTGGCACAGAACAGCAAGTGCAAACTGATTTTAATCGGACGTTCCAACTATTCCGCCAATGAACCGGAATGGGCCAAAGGCTGTGACGATGTCACCGAACTCAAACGGAGAGTGATGGAACATCTTAAATCCACAGGGGACAAACCGACTCCCGCAAAAATTCAGCAACATCTGTCACCCGTGTTGTCCGGCAGGGAAATCAGAATGGCCTTGACTCGCATTCAGCAGGCAGGCGGTCAGGCGGAATACATCAGCGGGGATGTGACAAACGCCGTAGATCTGAAACAGAAAATTGACCCCATCGTCAAAAAATGTGGTGCGATCACAGGTCTCATTCATGGTGCGGGAGTTCTCGCCGACAAATGGCTGGAAAAGAAAACGATCAAAGATTTCGAAGCGGTTTATTCAACTAAAATTGATGGACTGAAAGCACTTCTGAGTCTTGTTGAACCCAATCAACTTCAGCATCTGGTCATGTTTTCTTCCGCGGCAGGTTTTTATGGAAATCCGGGACAGGTGGATTATTCTGTGGCCAATGAAATTTTGAATAAAACCGCATGGCGCATGAAGCAACAATATCCGAAATGCCATGTGATTACCTTCAACTGGGGACCATGGGATGGGGGCATGGTCACTCCCGAACTCAAGCGAATGTTTACCCAGAAACAGGTATACATCATTCCGCTGGATCATGGTTCGCAACTGTTCGCACAATGCCTGACTTCCGCCAATGCTCCAGTTCAGATCATTGTCGGTAGTTCCATGCAGAGCGAAGGCGAAGTGCGTTATCCGGAACTGCGTTCATGGCATTTTTCCAGAAAACTCCGGGTAGAAGCCAACGCGTTCACCAAAGATCATGTGATTGGGGGGAATCAGGTGTTGCCCACCGTTTCAGTGATTGCGTGGATGGCTGATGCCTGTGAACAGATCTATCCCGGATTCACGTTTTTTCGCTGTGATGATTACACCATGTTCAAAGGTGTGGTGTTTGATGAAACCCTGGCTGATGAATATTTTGTTGATTTGCGGGAAACGCTGAAAACGCCCGATGAGATAGATTTTGAAGTGAAAATTCAGAGTCTGGATTCCAAAGGGAACAACAGAGTTAATTACGGCGCAAAAATCAAACTGGTGCGAGTCATGCCTGAACGAGCCGTGTACCAGTCGTTGGATCTAACCCGGCGTGAACCTGTTGATGGCAATATTTTTTATCAAAACGGCACCCTGTTTCATGGACCGCTGTTTCAGTCGATAGAAGAGGTTTTGAACCTTCAGGCTGAAAAACTGACCATGCGTTGCAAAGCGGTCGCCGTGAATGAAGCGGTTCAGGGACAGTTTCCGGTCAGAACCTTTGATCCATTTTCCGCTGATGTACAATTTCAGGCCATGCTGATCTGGGCCAGACATTTTTATGATGCGGCCAGTCTGCCTTCACGGGCAGGTATCGGTGAACACTACCTGTCTGTCCCGGCAGGCGCGACCTTTTATGTGTCACTGGACATCCGCAAGCATTCAGCGTCCAATCTGGTCGCGGACATCACCGTCCATGATGAAAACGGACTGATCTACACACGTGTCATCAATGCGGAAGTGACTCTGAGTAAACAGTTGAATCGATTGTTTGTGCCGGCAGGAAGTAAGAACTAG
- a CDS encoding DUF4258 domain-containing protein, whose protein sequence is MLGKLTQYLQFQLHEYQIEYRVHSTQRMAQRNVTVEDVESSLLNGDVIEEYLSDFPFPSVLMNAVTPKGRRLHVVVGMNHIAKILVIITVYEPDPVKWDISFTKRIL, encoded by the coding sequence ATGCTTGGAAAATTAACACAGTATCTTCAATTTCAGTTGCATGAATATCAAATTGAATATCGGGTGCATTCAACTCAACGAATGGCTCAACGGAATGTTACTGTTGAGGATGTGGAATCATCGTTACTGAATGGTGACGTCATTGAAGAATATCTGTCTGATTTTCCATTTCCAAGTGTTCTTATGAATGCTGTAACCCCAAAAGGAAGAAGGTTGCATGTGGTAGTTGGAATGAATCATATAGCAAAAATACTTGTGATTATAACTGTTTATGAGCCTGATCCTGTCAAATGGGATATTTCTTTTACGAAAAGGATTTTATGA
- a CDS encoding type II toxin-antitoxin system MqsA family antitoxin, translated as MKCAICHHGQTEPDKIHVTLKRDNTILVFQNVPAQVCDNCGEEYLSSETNHLLLEQANRSFAHHELLSLLDFVA; from the coding sequence ATGAAATGCGCAATTTGCCATCATGGACAGACCGAACCTGATAAAATTCATGTGACATTGAAAAGAGACAATACCATTCTGGTGTTTCAAAATGTACCTGCTCAAGTTTGTGATAATTGTGGAGAAGAATATCTATCTTCCGAAACAAACCACTTATTGTTGGAACAAGCCAATCGGTCATTTGCTCACCATGAGTTATTGAGTCTTCTTGATTTTGTCGCATAA
- a CDS encoding type II toxin-antitoxin system VapC family toxin, protein MKYLLDTNTCIRFLNGRSEQIKMRIEGLTPDEILLCSIVKAELFYGALKSQYPEKNLARQLQFVNRFLSLSFNDTAADAYSHIRTQLEKKGTPIGPNDLIIASIAVANKLILVSHNTKEFSRIPDLMLEDWEL, encoded by the coding sequence ATGAAGTATCTATTGGATACCAACACATGTATTCGTTTTTTGAATGGACGTTCTGAGCAAATCAAAATGCGAATTGAGGGTTTAACTCCCGATGAAATCCTGCTTTGTTCTATTGTTAAAGCAGAGTTGTTTTATGGAGCATTGAAGAGCCAGTATCCTGAAAAAAATCTTGCCAGGCAGCTTCAATTTGTAAATCGTTTTTTATCTCTATCCTTTAATGATACCGCAGCAGATGCGTATAGTCACATTAGAACCCAATTGGAAAAAAAGGGCACCCCAATCGGACCAAATGATTTGATAATCGCATCAATTGCCGTTGCCAATAAACTGATTCTTGTCTCCCATAACACGAAAGAGTTTTCCAGAATTCCAGACCTGATGCTCGAAGATTGGGAGCTGTAG
- a CDS encoding PfaD family polyunsaturated fatty acid/polyketide biosynthesis protein, translating into MNPTNFTPVQFTSRSSTPHFGWRVPESTVEFDAGSIKALLLDSSNPCYLVSVNGQFGISQQAFTVAEFPDGISVEAYVPAIPVDQLGDAGFLHTHGTRYAFYAGAMANGIASAKMVIALGQHGFLGSFGAAGLVPATIEKAIHAIQTALPNGPYAFNLIHSPSEPALERGAVELYLKHGVHTVEASAFLDLTPSIVYYRVSGLAETQEGHIQVNNKVIAKISRGEVASKFMHPAPEKILSQLVQQGMISERQAQLAQYIPMADDITVEADSGGHTDNRPLVSLLPSILSLRDDLQAQLGYATPVRVGAGGGIGTPMAALGAFMMGAAYIVTGSVNQACVEAGASEHTRKLLAQADMADVTMAPAADMFEMGVKLQVLKRGTLFAMRAQKLYELYMAYNSIEEIPAAEREKIEKQIFRQSLDQVWQTTVSYFSERDPQQIERAKDNPKRKMALIFRWYLGLSSRWSNSGEPGREMDYQIWSGPAMGAFNAWTHNSYLADYTQRHVVDVNWHILSGSAYLYRIQQLQLQGATFSPELTRYIPYQ; encoded by the coding sequence ATGAATCCTACAAATTTTACACCAGTTCAATTCACAAGTCGGTCATCAACGCCTCATTTCGGGTGGCGTGTGCCGGAAAGTACAGTTGAGTTCGATGCGGGCTCCATCAAGGCGTTGTTGCTTGATTCTTCCAATCCCTGTTATCTGGTGTCAGTCAATGGTCAGTTTGGCATCAGCCAGCAGGCATTCACAGTAGCCGAATTTCCAGATGGCATATCGGTAGAGGCGTATGTTCCAGCGATTCCTGTCGATCAACTGGGGGATGCGGGTTTCCTCCACACTCACGGAACCCGATATGCCTTTTATGCCGGAGCGATGGCCAACGGAATTGCTTCAGCAAAAATGGTGATCGCACTCGGACAGCACGGTTTTCTGGGGAGTTTTGGTGCGGCTGGTTTGGTGCCAGCCACTATTGAAAAAGCGATTCATGCCATTCAAACCGCACTGCCGAACGGGCCTTATGCATTCAATCTGATCCACAGTCCCAGTGAACCCGCTCTGGAACGGGGTGCCGTGGAACTTTATCTGAAACATGGGGTTCATACCGTGGAAGCCTCCGCGTTTCTGGATTTGACACCATCGATCGTGTATTACCGTGTGTCGGGACTGGCAGAAACTCAGGAAGGGCACATTCAGGTGAATAACAAGGTGATTGCCAAAATTTCAAGAGGCGAAGTGGCCTCCAAATTCATGCACCCTGCCCCGGAAAAAATACTGTCACAACTGGTTCAGCAAGGAATGATCAGCGAACGCCAGGCTCAACTGGCCCAATATATTCCTATGGCTGATGACATCACGGTAGAAGCGGATTCAGGAGGACACACGGACAATCGACCGTTGGTTTCTTTGTTGCCATCCATCCTTTCATTACGAGATGACCTGCAGGCGCAGTTGGGGTATGCGACACCAGTCCGTGTTGGCGCAGGTGGGGGCATTGGCACTCCGATGGCCGCTTTGGGGGCGTTCATGATGGGTGCGGCGTATATTGTGACTGGTTCTGTCAATCAGGCCTGTGTTGAGGCCGGAGCATCAGAACACACCCGCAAATTGCTGGCTCAGGCGGATATGGCCGATGTGACCATGGCTCCGGCCGCGGATATGTTTGAGATGGGCGTGAAACTGCAAGTGTTGAAACGGGGAACGTTGTTTGCGATGCGTGCGCAGAAACTCTATGAACTTTACATGGCGTATAATTCCATAGAAGAAATTCCAGCCGCGGAACGTGAAAAAATTGAAAAACAGATTTTCCGGCAAAGTCTGGATCAAGTCTGGCAAACCACGGTTTCGTATTTTTCTGAACGTGACCCTCAGCAGATCGAACGGGCAAAGGATAATCCCAAACGCAAAATGGCTCTGATTTTTCGCTGGTATCTTGGTCTATCTTCCCGCTGGTCCAATTCAGGTGAACCCGGCCGGGAAATGGATTATCAAATCTGGAGCGGTCCGGCCATGGGGGCGTTCAACGCCTGGACCCATAATTCCTATCTGGCAGACTATACCCAGCGTCATGTTGTCGATGTGAACTGGCATATTCTTTCCGGAAGCGCCTATCTCTACCGCATCCAGCAACTTCAGCTCCAGGGGGCGACATTTTCACCTGAACTGACCCGCTATATTCCTTATCAATAG